In Capsicum annuum cultivar UCD-10X-F1 chromosome 7, UCD10Xv1.1, whole genome shotgun sequence, one genomic interval encodes:
- the LOC107877900 gene encoding protein TIFY 10A, whose protein sequence is MASSEIVDSGKLAGQRSHFSHTCSLLSQYLKEKGSLGDLYLGISRNFDSTGSATMDLLPMIEKSAATNTQKSMNLFLQGATKAESSIDKSQMTIFYAGQVIVFNDFPADKAKEIMLMASNNANNTQNPINKQAESTVDLVTPAVNIVPPSLANTSIQEHQMTSQPIVSDLPIARRASLTRFLEKRKDRLTAKVPYQTSTPHKHTANPKKEENKAWLGLGAQFPVKTEQY, encoded by the exons aTGGCTTCATCAGAGATTGTGGATTCTGGCAAATTGGCTGGTCAGAGATCGCATTTCTCTCATACGTGTAGCTTGTTGAGCCAATACTTGAAAGAGAAGGGTTCTTTGGGAGATCTTTATCTTGGTATTAGCCGCAATTTTGATTCAACTG GCTCTGCTACTATGGATTTGCTTCCAATGATTGAGAAATCGGCAGCAACGAATACTCAGAAATCGATGAATCTGTTCCTTCAAGGTGCAACCAAGGCTGAATCGAGTATTGATAAATCACAGATGACCATATTTTATGCAGGTCAAGTTATTGTTTTCAATGATTTTCCGGCAGATAAAGCTAAGGAAATCATGCTTATGGCTAGTAACAACGCCAACAATACACAAAATCCAATCAACAAACAAGcggaatctactgttgatttgGTTACCCCTGCTGTTAACATTGTCCCGCCCAGTTTAGCCAACACTTCCATCCAGGAACATCAAATGACTTCTCAGCCTATTGTTTCTG ATTTACCAATTGCCAGAAGAGCTTCACTTACAAGGTTcttagagaaaagaaaagataggCTGACTGCAAAAGTACCATATCAAACAAGCACCCCTCATAAACACACAGCTAATCCTAAGAAGGAAGAAAACAAGGCATGGCTGGGATTGGGTGCTCAGTTTCCTGTGAAAACTGAGCAATACTAG